TTTAAATGTATGGTTTAAAAACACTTTTTTACTGTGGTTTATTACCATTCTTTTGCTTGCTGCAGTCCTTGTGGTCGGGACAGAGGTCAACGGTTCGACACGTTGGATTCGGATTGCAGGGTTTACCCTACAGGCAACGGAAGTTGCTAAAGTCGTGATGATTATTTTCACTGCCGATTATGTGGTGCGCCGTTCGACTGAGGTGAAATACGGTTGGTCAGGTTTCTTTGTCTTGAAGAGCTGGAAAGGGCTTGGGCGATTGGCGGTGGTGATGGGGCTGACCGTATTGTTGATTCTACTTGAGCCTGACTTAGGGGCAACAGTGGTGATTGTTGCTTCAATGCTGGGAATTTTCTTTCTTGCAGGTGCTCCAGCCATTCAGTTCGGGATTGCATTTGGGGCAATTATTGCCGCATTTATCTTCTTGATTATTTTTGAGCCTTATCGTTACGACCGTCTGATGTCATTCTCAAATCCTTGGGCAGATCCATTAGGTACAGGTTATCAATTGTCTAATGCTTTGATGGCATTTGGTCGTGGTGAATGGACGGGTGTAGGTTTAGGACACAGTATCCAAAAAATGTCATATTTGCCTGAAGCACATACTGACTTTATGTTGGCGATTTTAGGTGAAGAATTTGGGTTCTTTGGCATTTCGACTGTTTTAATTTTGTCTTTTGGTATGCTGTTTTGCTGTATTCGCATCGCACATCGTGCCTTGAAACATCAATACTTACGCGCAGGTTATTTGGCATATGGTATTAGTATTATTTTCTTGTTACAGATTTTGGTGAATGCAGGGATGAATATGGGGATGTTGCCAACCAAAGGTTTAACGTTACCCTTTATTAGTTATGGTGGTTCATCACTCATCATGTGTGCGGTCATGATCAGTTTGATTTTGAAAATTGATGCCACAACCCGAGTGACCAATCCAAGCAAAGAAGAATCGAGTTTTTAAATTTGATTTTGTGTGGTTAGATTAAAAAAATGGTGCTATGAATTAATGTTCTAGCACCATTTTTGGCATATGCGTACCACAATTTTGACACACTAAAGCGTTTTGTTTGGGCTTGGACACAGGAAAAATTCGAATAAAAAATAATGAAAAATAGCTGCGTTGAGTCTGTATTTCATAAGTAGTATGTATCTTACACACGGGACAGAGAAATTGTCCTTGATCGGTTTTGATGGTTTTGGGCGAGATTCCAAAGATAAAGAACATCATGCACCTCAAGCAAATAAGCAGAATAATGACTTCAATATAACGATTTTTTGTTTAAAAAACGAGCATTGTTATTTTATTTGAAAATGCCTTGAATCTCAGTACCTTTCGGAATACGTTGCACATCCCATTGTGCGCTTGCTTGAGCGAGCATTTTATGGGGTTGGTCTAGATCTACAGGTAATTGACCTAAGGCAGAAATTGCCTGTTGTAGGAGTTGTGGTGCTTGCTGAATATCGAGTGCTTGGGCTAAATTTTGCTTAGACAGTTTTTGCCCTTGGTCATTCATTGCTAAAGGCAGATGCAGGTATTGTAATTGCGGATAGCCAAGACATTGTCTTAGCCAGATTTGCCGTTCAGTATTATCTAAAAGGTCGGCACCACGTACCACATGGGTGACACCTTGCAAATAATCATCGACGACTACGGCGAGTTGATAATTAATGATGCCATCACGACGTTTTAAAACAAAATCACCTAAATCCTTTTGAAGATTTGAACAATGCTGACCTTGTAAGTGATCTGTAAAACAAATGATTGAATCTGAAACTTTGATCCGAATGGCTTGATCTTGGAAAGCTAAACCTTTTTCTCGACAAGTGCCTGCATAGATATGATTGGAACCCAATATTTTGCGAGTACATTCACAGGCATAAACCAGGTTTTTTTGTTTAAGTTGTCCAATAACAGCTTCATAAATATCTAAACGATCTTTTTGATAAATGATCTTTACATCAGACTCAAATTCAAAAGCGTCTAAGCATTGCAGAATATGTTGTTCACTGTTGGGATAGATCCGTGGAATATCTGTATCTTCAATACGGACGATCCACTGACCATGGTGTGCTTTGGCATCGCAGTAACTCGCAACTGTGGTAATAAGTGACCCAAAATGCAAAGGGCCGGTTGGCGATGGTGCAAACCGACCCACATAAGCCATCCTATTATCCGCCTCCTTTTTTAAAGGAGGGGTTAGGGGAGGATTATTGAATAGCATAATTAACCGTTATTCTGCTTCTCTTTGATTTCTGCAAGCGTTTTACAGTCGATACATAAAGTGGCAGTTGGACGTGCTTCTAAACGACGTAAACCAATTTCGATCCCACAAGTTTCACAGAAACCATAATCATCATTTTTAATCGCTTCAATTGATTGCTCAATTTTACGAATCAATTTACGCTCACGGTCACGGGTACGCAGTTCAATAGCAAATTCTTCTTCTTGTGTTGCACGGTCATTGACGTCAGGTAAAGAAGAAGACTCATCTTGCATGGTATTTAAAGTACGGTCTACTTCAGACATTAACTCAGCTTTCCATGCAAGTAAAATACTGCGGAAATGCTCAAGTTGCCCTTCAGACATATATTCTTCATTTTTCTTAGGCTGATAAGGCTCAATACCAAAAAGACTTGCAGTGCTCCCGCCTTCAGTCGCTTTGGGCTTGGTTTTACGTACACGTTTTACAGACTTGTCGTCCAAAACATCGGTTTGTTCGTCCAAGACTTGGTTTTGGTTGTCATTCGCCATAAAGGGCATTCCTCATCATATACGTATGGTTATACGTAAAAAATATGGTGATATGCAAGTATTTTTATCGCTACCGATAGAATGCTGCTATCGGGGGTCGTCATCATATAGACTTTTTCACTAAGATGAAAGCAGTCAAGCTTGCTATTTCGAACTCAAACTCCATTTGAGGTGGAATAACTTAAAGCAAAAATAGCAAAATGAAAAGTTAATAACCTGAAATTTCGTTATTTATTGTTTGATTATAATCTTTTAAGCGAAATATAGCGCTTTCAAATTGCCCATCAGATT
The DNA window shown above is from Acinetobacter piscicola and carries:
- the ftsW gene encoding putative lipid II flippase FtsW, coding for MAGLAQTTVNKITAVCERWIPKLPAEITPRNLLIFCVISLLCLGTVMVASASMPYAERMHEAPFHYVIRHAISIVVAAVAATITYRISLNVWFKNTFLLWFITILLLAAVLVVGTEVNGSTRWIRIAGFTLQATEVAKVVMIIFTADYVVRRSTEVKYGWSGFFVLKSWKGLGRLAVVMGLTVLLILLEPDLGATVVIVASMLGIFFLAGAPAIQFGIAFGAIIAAFIFLIIFEPYRYDRLMSFSNPWADPLGTGYQLSNALMAFGRGEWTGVGLGHSIQKMSYLPEAHTDFMLAILGEEFGFFGISTVLILSFGMLFCCIRIAHRALKHQYLRAGYLAYGISIIFLLQILVNAGMNMGMLPTKGLTLPFISYGGSSLIMCAVMISLILKIDATTRVTNPSKEESSF
- a CDS encoding zinc-ribbon domain-containing protein produces the protein MMFFIFGISPKTIKTDQGQFLCPVCKIHTTYEIQTQRSYFSLFFIRIFPVSKPKQNALVCQNCGTHMPKMVLEH
- the gluQRS gene encoding tRNA glutamyl-Q(34) synthetase GluQRS, whose amino-acid sequence is MLFNNPPLTPPLKKEADNRMAYVGRFAPSPTGPLHFGSLITTVASYCDAKAHHGQWIVRIEDTDIPRIYPNSEQHILQCLDAFEFESDVKIIYQKDRLDIYEAVIGQLKQKNLVYACECTRKILGSNHIYAGTCREKGLAFQDQAIRIKVSDSIICFTDHLQGQHCSNLQKDLGDFVLKRRDGIINYQLAVVVDDYLQGVTHVVRGADLLDNTERQIWLRQCLGYPQLQYLHLPLAMNDQGQKLSKQNLAQALDIQQAPQLLQQAISALGQLPVDLDQPHKMLAQASAQWDVQRIPKGTEIQGIFK
- the dksA gene encoding RNA polymerase-binding protein DksA, giving the protein MANDNQNQVLDEQTDVLDDKSVKRVRKTKPKATEGGSTASLFGIEPYQPKKNEEYMSEGQLEHFRSILLAWKAELMSEVDRTLNTMQDESSSLPDVNDRATQEEEFAIELRTRDRERKLIRKIEQSIEAIKNDDYGFCETCGIEIGLRRLEARPTATLCIDCKTLAEIKEKQNNG